The genomic interval ATGCCACAATGAGGGCGCGGCGCACAGCACCCACTGCTCGTCAGCAATCTTCCTGGCTTTAAGCGAGGAGTCCGGCAAGCAACCGAGACGTATTGCTAAATCGGCTCCGGCGTCGATGAGATTGACCTGACTCTCCTCACAGGTGAGATCGACTTGGATTTGTGGAAATCGCGCCCTGAACTCGCTCAGCGCCGGCACGATGTGGTGCCGGGCAAACGCCGGTGGTGCGTTAAGTTGGAGCACGCCACGGGGCTCGTCATTCAACGAAGAGGCTGCGGCGCGCGCGACTTCCAGTTCATCCAGCACGCGCTGAGCATGTACCAGGAATGTTCTCCCGCCCTCTGTCAGCCTCAGCGCGCGGGTTGAGCGATTAAACAAAGCAATACCCAGGTCCGTCTCTAAGTCTCTTACGTACCGAGAAATAGTTGAGGCCTTCACCTCCAGTCGTTCTGCCGCCCGTGAGAAGTTGCTCTGCCGCGCCGCCTCGACGAAGGCATTCAAAGCACTGAAATAATCCAAACCGCGACCTCTATAGCATCCATAGGGTGCATCGCTGCCCCTATCACTGTTCCCAATATCCGGGGCTCTGGTACACCAGCTTCAGGTACTCAATAAAATGCCGCACCTTGGCTGGCAAGAAGCGCTGCTGTGGATACACCGCTTGGATATCGTAGTCATCGAGGGCAAAG from Pseudomonas fortuita carries:
- a CDS encoding LysR family transcriptional regulator, whose product is MDYFSALNAFVEAARQSNFSRAAERLEVKASTISRYVRDLETDLGIALFNRSTRALRLTEGGRTFLVHAQRVLDELEVARAAASSLNDEPRGVLQLNAPPAFARHHIVPALSEFRARFPQIQVDLTCEESQVNLIDAGADLAIRLGCLPDSSLKARKIADEQWVLCAAPSLWHEPSGPEHPEALADQGFIASSQRLDLYWSHAGETVRQSHTVTLRTNDLEAQLVAAQAGQGPVLLPAWLVATAIRQGTLVRWLSAWQCQPGEVGTSLWFIYPPKRIVSSKVRSFIDFMVQRIGEAPYWRL